The Lycium barbarum isolate Lr01 chromosome 9, ASM1917538v2, whole genome shotgun sequence genome has a segment encoding these proteins:
- the LOC132608704 gene encoding uncharacterized protein LOC132608704 isoform X2: MPPFPGSSSSNPQNASGFSSAEADWMQSNMRNSIPEKYFDVHPGEELIDNLVKEVMSKPWLPLPLGLKPPPIDTILHELQPINGLHYRC; encoded by the exons ATGCCTCCTTTTCCTGGATCTAGCTCATCGAATCCTCAG AATGCATCTGGATTTTCTAGTGCTGAAGCGGATTGGATGCAGagcaatatgagaaatagcattCCTGAGAAATATTTTGATGTTCACCCT GGAGAAGAGCTGATTGACAATTTAGTGAAGGAAGTAATGAGCAAGCCATGGTTACCTCTACCCTTAGGCCTAAAACCACCTCCCATCGACACAATACTACACGAGCTTCAACCAATAAATGGGCTCCATTATCGTTGCTGA
- the LOC132608704 gene encoding transcription activator GLK2-like isoform X1, which yields MLQLHADVWDYPVMPPFPGSSSSNPQNASGFSSAEADWMQSNMRNSIPEKYFDVHPGEELIDNLVKEVMSKPWLPLPLGLKPPPIDTILHELQPINGLHYRC from the exons ATGTTGCAGCTTCATGCTGATGTATGGGATTATCCAGTTATGCCTCCTTTTCCTGGATCTAGCTCATCGAATCCTCAG AATGCATCTGGATTTTCTAGTGCTGAAGCGGATTGGATGCAGagcaatatgagaaatagcattCCTGAGAAATATTTTGATGTTCACCCT GGAGAAGAGCTGATTGACAATTTAGTGAAGGAAGTAATGAGCAAGCCATGGTTACCTCTACCCTTAGGCCTAAAACCACCTCCCATCGACACAATACTACACGAGCTTCAACCAATAAATGGGCTCCATTATCGTTGCTGA